From Oligoflexia bacterium, the proteins below share one genomic window:
- a CDS encoding MFS transporter codes for MKSFADTTHRLDFIKFIVARFFSVISFQIQSLAIAWFIYDLTSDPLSLGYIGLSQFLPMAFFSPYAGTCADKYDKKNIIRTCFFFGTCISFALAGLSYNNNLNQNAIYLLMTALGVVRAFVGAATQSFLPNIVAKNEFSQHVAKTSSAWQIAIIIGPSLGGFLYAYFINAIYMTYLISGVFLFLSLLCFISIESSSISQALSSSFFNQIKEGFIFLKKESRLLGAISLDLFAVLLGGATALLPIYAKDILHVGPQGLGVLKSAPALGATLMAILLSYKPIKRNIGKRMLLAVLCFGLFTLGFALSKSFILSIFFLFCMGASDIISVVTRGTLVQVLTPSNMRGRISAINLMFIGASNELGEFESGITAKWFGTIWAAALGGIGTILIALSWKKLFPSLWNLDELHKEDIQ; via the coding sequence ATGAAATCATTTGCAGATACCACGCATCGCCTTGACTTCATTAAGTTTATTGTTGCAAGGTTTTTTTCTGTTATATCCTTTCAAATACAGTCCCTTGCTATTGCTTGGTTTATTTATGATTTAACTTCAGACCCTTTAAGCCTAGGCTATATTGGCTTAAGTCAGTTTTTGCCGATGGCATTTTTTTCTCCCTATGCTGGAACCTGCGCAGATAAGTACGATAAAAAAAACATCATTAGAACATGCTTTTTTTTTGGTACCTGCATATCATTTGCTTTAGCTGGTCTAAGTTACAACAACAATTTAAATCAAAATGCTATCTACCTTTTAATGACTGCCTTGGGAGTTGTAAGAGCTTTTGTTGGTGCCGCCACCCAATCTTTTTTACCCAATATTGTTGCAAAAAATGAATTTTCTCAACATGTAGCAAAAACAAGCTCGGCATGGCAAATTGCTATCATTATAGGCCCATCGTTAGGAGGATTTTTGTATGCTTACTTTATCAATGCAATTTACATGACTTATCTCATTTCTGGTGTTTTTTTATTCTTATCCTTACTTTGCTTTATTAGCATTGAAAGCTCTTCTATAAGTCAAGCCTTAAGCAGCTCTTTTTTTAATCAGATCAAAGAAGGTTTTATTTTTCTAAAAAAAGAATCAAGACTTTTGGGGGCTATATCTCTTGATTTATTTGCAGTACTGCTTGGTGGTGCAACGGCACTTCTCCCCATTTATGCAAAAGACATTTTACACGTTGGGCCTCAAGGTTTAGGTGTTTTAAAAAGTGCCCCTGCTCTTGGAGCAACTTTAATGGCAATATTATTAAGTTACAAACCTATTAAACGTAATATTGGGAAACGTATGTTACTTGCAGTATTATGTTTTGGGCTATTTACTTTAGGCTTTGCTTTGTCTAAATCCTTTATCTTAAGTATTTTTTTCTTATTTTGTATGGGAGCAAGTGATATTATCAGCGTTGTTACCAGAGGAACCTTGGTACAAGTTTTAACTCCTTCAAACATGCGTGGTAGAATAAGTGCCATCAACCTCATGTTTATTGGAGCATCCAATGAGTTAGGAGAATTTGAATCTGGTATAACCGCAAAATGGTTTGGTACAATTTGGGCGGCTGCATTGGGAGGTATAGGCACAATTTTAATTGCACTATCATGGAAAAAATTATTCCCAAGTTTATGGAACTTGGATGAGCTTCATAAAGAGGATATACAATGA
- a CDS encoding sodium-dependent transporter, with product MGKNNRESWGSKLGVIMAVAGSAVGLGNFLRFPGQAAQNGGGAFMIPYFVSLLLIGIPLAWAEWTMARYGGLKGFHSAPGVFQSLWKNRISKYLGSLAILIPLVIFMYYVVIEAWCLSYALDYLSGSLMKGNDAKAYSDFFAQQVGISADGALFHGGSIKVILVLAFTFAFNFFLIAKGLMSGIERFVKVAIPIMTVCALCVLIRVLTLKTPDPSLPEQSVIGGLGFMWNPNFSKLTDPQTWLAAASQIFFSLSVGFGVIINYASYLREKDDVVLSGLTACSMNEFFEVCLGGLITLPAAFIFMGAGLASVSGSTFGLGFNALPNVFAQMPAGQFFGFLWFFMLFLAAVTSSLSMIQPVFAFVKEIGVEHKKAIKSVALVSAIGAGFVVYFSKDLKALDTMDFWVGTFLIFVLAMIQSIIFAWIFGVDKGFEEAHKGASINIPGFVKPILKYVTPIYLLVIFIGFSINNAPAYFKSLVSDGIAGVSVAFIGVILAGILFLIHKHRKLWEQI from the coding sequence ATGGGAAAAAACAATAGAGAGTCATGGGGATCTAAATTAGGCGTTATCATGGCCGTTGCAGGCTCAGCAGTTGGTTTGGGGAACTTTTTAAGGTTTCCTGGGCAAGCTGCCCAAAACGGTGGTGGAGCATTTATGATTCCATACTTTGTTTCTCTCTTGCTGATAGGCATCCCTTTGGCTTGGGCAGAGTGGACCATGGCAAGATACGGTGGGCTAAAAGGTTTTCATAGTGCTCCAGGCGTTTTTCAAAGCTTGTGGAAAAATAGAATTTCTAAATATTTAGGGTCTTTGGCCATACTGATTCCTTTGGTTATTTTTATGTACTATGTTGTGATTGAGGCTTGGTGCTTAAGTTACGCCCTAGATTATCTAAGTGGAAGTTTAATGAAAGGCAACGATGCCAAAGCTTACAGCGATTTTTTTGCGCAACAGGTTGGTATTTCTGCAGATGGTGCTCTTTTTCATGGTGGTAGTATTAAGGTTATTTTAGTCTTAGCATTTACCTTTGCCTTTAATTTCTTTTTGATTGCAAAGGGACTCATGTCCGGTATTGAGCGTTTTGTTAAAGTCGCCATCCCCATTATGACAGTGTGTGCATTATGTGTCCTGATTAGAGTATTGACCTTAAAGACACCTGATCCAAGCTTACCTGAGCAGTCTGTTATTGGTGGTTTAGGTTTTATGTGGAATCCAAACTTTTCTAAGCTTACAGACCCTCAAACATGGTTGGCAGCAGCCAGCCAAATCTTTTTCAGTTTATCAGTTGGTTTTGGGGTTATCATTAATTACGCCAGTTACCTGAGAGAAAAAGATGATGTAGTTTTAAGTGGCTTGACTGCGTGTAGCATGAACGAGTTTTTTGAAGTTTGTCTTGGAGGATTAATTACACTACCGGCTGCATTTATCTTTATGGGAGCAGGTTTGGCGAGTGTTTCTGGCTCTACCTTTGGTTTAGGTTTTAATGCTTTACCTAATGTATTTGCACAAATGCCCGCAGGTCAGTTTTTTGGCTTTTTGTGGTTTTTTATGCTGTTTTTAGCGGCGGTGACCAGTAGTTTGTCTATGATTCAGCCTGTATTTGCCTTTGTAAAAGAAATTGGGGTTGAACATAAAAAAGCCATTAAAAGCGTTGCCTTGGTCAGTGCCATTGGTGCAGGGTTTGTTGTGTATTTTTCTAAAGATCTAAAAGCTCTGGACACCATGGATTTTTGGGTTGGAACCTTTTTAATTTTTGTTTTAGCCATGATTCAGTCTATTATTTTTGCTTGGATCTTTGGTGTGGATAAAGGGTTTGAAGAAGCCCATAAAGGTGCCAGCATCAATATTCCAGGCTTTGTTAAACCTATTTTAAAGTATGTTACACCCATCTATTTATTGGTTATATTTATTGGCTTTTCAATCAATAATGCGCCAGCATATTTTAAAAGCTTGGTTAGCGATGGAATTGCTGGGGTAAGTGTTGCTTTTATTGGCGTGATTTTGGCCGGCATTTTGTTTTTAATACATAAACACCGAAAATTATGGGAACAGATATAA